AATATGCCGATTCCTGTGAGCTGCGCCAGTCGAAATTGAATGTATGGAAAAAGGTTCTTCGGACTAAATTCCGTTGCGTGCAGCCAGGGAAGAAATTCGGCAAGAAAATCAAAAATCTCCGGCATGGGCTCGTGTTCATGGCAAAGCTGCTCGCAGAGCTCAAGGGTCACCATGGCCACGGCCATTTTCTCCATCTGTTCATGGATACGCCATGTCGCCTTTTGCTGTACCACTTCACCGATATTCTGCACATCCCGGGTGGGTTTGTAGTAGTAAGTCACGTCGAGGATAAACCCGGGCTGAAGGAGTCCGCCGAACTTGTTTTTATGCCGACGTGCACCACGTGCCATAACTGCTATTTTCCCGTGCTCTTTGCTCAGCAGTGTGACAATCAGGCTGCTTTCGCGAAAGGGGATTGTTTTGAGGATAATGGCAGAGGTGTCGACGAGCATGGTTTGCCAATTCAGAACCGGATCCAGCCCCGGTTTTCAAGCAGCTGGACCAGCGAAGGAAGATATGTGAGGGCGGATGTGAGGGTAAGGCCGATGCCGACCACGGCAAGTACCCCGATGGAGTGCAGGCCCGGGTGGCTTGTCAGCAGGAGTCCGGCAAAACCAAGCATGGTGGTAAAAGAGCCAACGCTAATGTGCTGTCCGGTACTCTTCAGGACCTTGCCCATGCTGTTTTTTCCCTCTTCACGATACCGGCTGGCCAGATGCACTCCGTTGTCGTTACCGATTCCGAGAATAGCCGGAAGTACGACCAGGTTATACATGTTGAAGGAGAGTCCGAAGAGAATCATAACCGCGAAGGTCCAGCTCAATCCGATGAGAAGCGGAAGCATGGCGATGATGGTCCATCGGAAGGAGCGGAAAGCCAAATACACGAGGATGAATATCATGACAAAGGTGGCAGTCACCATATACGGACTTTCATCCCGCATCAGCTCTAGCATTTCGGCGGCTACAATCGAAGTACTGGCCGCGTGATAAACCCGGCCGCTTTCGGTTTCAATGGTACCGACTTCATTTTTGAAAGCGATGGAGTTACGTCCGTCTGACAGGCCGACGGCAGGATAGATCATGACAAACCGTCCGATTTCCCCGTCACGTGTCAAAAACCGGTTCTTCAGAAACTCGGGCACATCCCCAATATTCAGCGGCTCTTCCACCCGCGATGCCCGCCTCAAGATGTCTAAATGTTCTCCTTCCTCGTTTCTTAAGAAGGGATCGTCCAGCAACTCCCTGATTTCCCGGACGTACGAAAGTTTAAGTTCTTCTTCTTCCCTGTTTACCGGGAAGCGTTCCTGAAGAGCTTCCACATCCAGAATGGTGGATTCCGGATTCTCCTCCTTTTTCTGCCTGATGGTTTGCAGAATTTCCCGGACTTCCTCGTCGGTATCTGCCAGAATATAAGCGGGGTTTCTGCGGCCGGTCTGCATCACATCTCCACGCAGGTCTCGGTACTCCTCATAGCGTGGAAACTCCGGCTCCAGCACGCTGAAGTTGTATTCGAAATAGAGTTTGTCGGTGTTGAACAATACCGCTGCCACCACAAGGGTTCCTGCAATAACGATCGCGCGGGCGAAGGGAAACCTGCCGGATTTCTTCTCTGCAGCCGTATCGGGGGCCTCATTTTTGTTGATGAGAATCAAACCGAATCTTTCAAACAGCACGATAACCGCCGGCATGATAAACAGCATGGAAAGATAGGCCAATACGATGCCGAGACCGGAAATAAAGCCAAATTCTGAAAAGCCCCGAAAATCAGCTACTACCAGTACAAAGAGTGCCACGGCCGTAGTGGTGGCGCTGGTCATGATGGCTGCCCCGGTACTGTCATAGGTTTCATGAAGCGCATCGGAAACACGCGCCCCCGAGGAACGTTTTTCCAGATATCGCGCATAGAAATGAATACCGTAATCGATACCCAGGCCAAAAAGGATCACAAACAAAACGGATGTCATGGTATTTAGCACACCCACTGCAAAATAGGCAATGCCAAAAGTGATCATAAGGCTCACCATTAGCGGCATTCCGATAATCACTATGGGGACCGGAAAGCGCAATGCATGAGCCCAGAGCGAGTGCCGCTGGTTTCTCCAGTGGCCCCTGCGGTAGTTGATCATCAGCTTGATCATGAAATAGAGGCCAACAAGCAGAATGATCGCGCTGAAACCGGAGCCGAAACTGGTGATGACATCTCCGACGATCGATTCGATTTCCATCAGATGACGCTCGAGCCTTCCACCGGAACGTGCAATCATTTCGGGATGATAGGAGGCGGGATCAAGCTCGGCGATCAGCCCCTCAAAGGCATCAAACATGGCACTTACATACCTGAGATCCCCCTGGGAACCGGTTGGGAAAAACTGAACGACCATGCGGGTGCTATCGTCACTGATCGGATACTCCGACGGTATCAGCTCATGGTACATCTCCTCGAACCGCCGCAGCGTCTCCTCATCATCCGCATCGTCCTCGTCCTTGAAATCATCTTCAAAATCAACAAAAAACGGATTTGCTTCCAGCCGGGCATCCTCAATACGATCCTCCAGAAAGGTGATGATCTCATTGATCTCCTGTTCGGTGGAGAGATAAATGGCATAATCCTTGAGCACCTCGACATCCCGGCGGAACTCATAACGATCGACAAAAAAATCTCCTCTCCGCTCATCATAGAGCTCCATAGCCCTTGGAATCAGGTCTTTGGCAAAGGCCTTGTTGGATGCAAAATCCGGAGAAACAATCGTTACCTCCAGCGCCGTTTCCGCACCAACGGACTCTCTCAGGTTATTCAGCGCCTGCACACTTTCATGATCCTCCGGAAGCAGATTGGCCAGGTCGGTGTCAATATTCAGATTGGACGCATAGAAACCCGAGACGATCGCAGCCAGAATTGCGGTTAACACCACAGCTACAGGATACCGGTAGTTTAACGTGATAAGAGGACGAAGCAGGAGGAGTATTCTTCTCATGAAAAAATATATTTCTGTGCAGGCGGTCAGGAAGTTACAAAAAAAGCAGACACTTTGTGACTACCCGGGATTCTCATACATTGAAGTGTGCGCGCCTTCCGTACTACAAAGTGAAACTGATCGTTTGCTGATAAACGGATGAACCTGAAAAATCTGTTACGAACACTACATCACCCAAGCACTAACCGGTTTTTATGTTTTTGTTTTCCCGTATGCGCAGATGTTTGTCTGCCGACTCCGACTCCCGACACAATGGCATCATTCAGGGAATGGTCAATCTTGCACTCACCTCACTTATTGTACTTTTTTCCGGTGCGGCACTTTTTGCATCTGGTTTGGGTGAGAACAACAATGATACAAATGAGGGTGTTCCCGGACTGAGAAACACGGAATGGCGCGATATGCTGCCTCACACGAAAAGTGGCAGCTATTACAATGAATTCTGGGTATATCATATTTTCCTGGAAGATGACCTGCATCTGCACATTACGTTCTCACTGGCGAATTTCGGATCACTGAAGAGTGCGGTA
The Balneolales bacterium ANBcel1 DNA segment above includes these coding regions:
- the recO gene encoding DNA repair protein RecO, whose translation is MLVDTSAIILKTIPFRESSLIVTLLSKEHGKIAVMARGARRHKNKFGGLLQPGFILDVTYYYKPTRDVQNIGEVVQQKATWRIHEQMEKMAVAMVTLELCEQLCHEHEPMPEIFDFLAEFLPWLHATEFSPKNLFPYIQFRLAQLTGIGIFEDSGNAAPAGNDPDGMSGCYLNVESGNLSPNPAGGLHFRLTKSQYRYLRCILDGRKAELLTDTFPVGDIRNMIHHMDVYLQYHMEGLKARRSDSIFQQILN
- a CDS encoding MMPL family transporter; its protein translation is MRRILLLLRPLITLNYRYPVAVVLTAILAAIVSGFYASNLNIDTDLANLLPEDHESVQALNNLRESVGAETALEVTIVSPDFASNKAFAKDLIPRAMELYDERRGDFFVDRYEFRRDVEVLKDYAIYLSTEQEINEIITFLEDRIEDARLEANPFFVDFEDDFKDEDDADDEETLRRFEEMYHELIPSEYPISDDSTRMVVQFFPTGSQGDLRYVSAMFDAFEGLIAELDPASYHPEMIARSGGRLERHLMEIESIVGDVITSFGSGFSAIILLVGLYFMIKLMINYRRGHWRNQRHSLWAHALRFPVPIVIIGMPLMVSLMITFGIAYFAVGVLNTMTSVLFVILFGLGIDYGIHFYARYLEKRSSGARVSDALHETYDSTGAAIMTSATTTAVALFVLVVADFRGFSEFGFISGLGIVLAYLSMLFIMPAVIVLFERFGLILINKNEAPDTAAEKKSGRFPFARAIVIAGTLVVAAVLFNTDKLYFEYNFSVLEPEFPRYEEYRDLRGDVMQTGRRNPAYILADTDEEVREILQTIRQKKEENPESTILDVEALQERFPVNREEEELKLSYVREIRELLDDPFLRNEEGEHLDILRRASRVEEPLNIGDVPEFLKNRFLTRDGEIGRFVMIYPAVGLSDGRNSIAFKNEVGTIETESGRVYHAASTSIVAAEMLELMRDESPYMVTATFVMIFILVYLAFRSFRWTIIAMLPLLIGLSWTFAVMILFGLSFNMYNLVVLPAILGIGNDNGVHLASRYREEGKNSMGKVLKSTGQHISVGSFTTMLGFAGLLLTSHPGLHSIGVLAVVGIGLTLTSALTYLPSLVQLLENRGWIRF